A stretch of DNA from Lotus japonicus ecotype B-129 chromosome 4, LjGifu_v1.2:
aagatatatttactaaaaagatacaaaatataatattacacgaaatttaaattataaataacaaaagtcacccgtgcaggacacgggtaattccgctagtaataataataataaggtgACATCTAATATGCACTACTTTTAGAGTGGTGTAACttttacaccactttttttaCATGCTATAATAGGTCCACAcatcttttttttaaagaaatttaatatgtaacaaatttttaatgatttttttttaaaaaaaattaatgtgttgacctgttataatCGGTGAAaataagtggtgtaaaattgcaccaccgtaaaagtggtgcatattagggagaCCCACCCTTGTTAATAAGAGTTGATAAAAACTCGGCCACTACGACAAAAACCTCTCAAACAGACCCACTGCCCCCTAACCACGAGACATCACCGCCACACGCTATATGACCACCACCTTGTCGTCGCTACCACATCACCGCTGCACTTTGCAGGACTGCCACCTCATCCCACGCTCGATCCACCATAATTTAGCAGTAAAGACGACGAACCCAAAGGAGAGCAACTTGACAACGAAAAACAGCGACCCTAGAGTAGAGGCACCTTATCATACATAAATTTTACATGATGATTGACAATTTTTATAATGTCATAACAAACAATATAATATTGTATCATAACATTGAAAATAGGTCGTCGATCTCCGGATCTTGTAACATGTTGGGAAAGGAAGGGAACGACACTAGATATCAAAAACCAAGGAAGAGAGGTTGCAACCGCGCAAAGGGCAGCGCGTgccaattttataaaaaaagaataaaagcgAGAAGCTTGCTCGTAAAATCAAAGTGACCCTAAAAATCAGATTAGACATTAACAAATTAGTTCTTTTTTTCATGATGGTGGATTAGAATTGACGTGACATATCAcgtgtaatttttaattaataattattttacttgtgtattatttatattttaagtaacttttaaattttaaaataaaataattgtcgAAAAGTACATAAACACAAACCCATAATCTCTAATCTCACTCAAATCTTTCATCATTTATATTTCATGCATCTATTATTTATCGATCATCTCCAtcaaagcaaaaagaaaatttaGAAAGTCTCATCTCGCTTCTCTCTCACCGAGACATGATATAACAAACCTCAAAcctcattcatcttctttataGCATGTAGCTTGAGTGAGGAGAGAAGTGAAAGAAAATAACCagagaaatggagaactgtgCATACTTAACATCGTACCAAGATTAAAGGGACTCAAGCTCTTTGTTGTCTACAACTGTGACAACTCATTTAGCCTTTCCATCAAGTACCATCTCTCTAGTGAGGACCTCGATGTTTTAATCTCTATCACTAACGACGTCAGCCTCGACCTaagttatttatttttcatttcgaGTTTAACGTTATGTTTGGCATGCCTAGCtaataagctagctgatagctgaaaaacTACCTCATTAAAACAGAGTTTGGTAAAACTAACGATTGAACAAGCTGAAActgtaaaatgacatacttatataatttttttaacaatacTTTATTTACACataaatacatatatgatattaaaataattacaactttaaacattttaatttagttcaaattatttattatctaaaaaatataatattaattttttatttattttcgtttttaatttattaatttaaatagaataaaacacataactttatattttaattcattAAAGTAAGCTTATATTTgtctaaattaaaaaatatgttttaaaattgtgtattaatgattgaatagtacttatttcaaaataaacaaaaatagaGTGTAGTGTTTTTTATAGATATAAAAGGGCAATGatagaattttattaaaatgataagGATAAAAAAGAGGATATATTCAataagttttaagttttaagcTATGAGCTACTCGAATAAGCTCATTTACTAAACACTTttaaagagcttttaagctagtcaaataagctagctgaaatgacatgtcaaacatagcctaaaaCAACAACTATCTTATACCTCACATCGGATGAAGTCAATTATTTTCTAGAAcatcaataatttatttaaatgaattttaatattatttcttGAGTAAGTGTCACAATTTGTGGTATTTGACGAACGTTCTTGCCCGAAAACGGTTATATATCTCTCCCAACAATTTAGAAACATtccttagaaaaaaaaaatatcaacaaaaaatattaagtattattaaatatttattaatacgGATATAAAGTGAATTGAAGTTTTTGGAACTAAAAGTGAATTGAAGTTAACCCTTACAATGTAGACCATATATAATAAAACAATGCTTTTAATtactataataataatttttttacatcgaaaatataaattatatcatTTAGGAATTTATGTCTGAACTTTCCCCTCCCAACCCACATGTTCTCCAACTCTTAACACTTCAGCTATCACTTGGAGACATTTTTATAACAATTTTAAGTCAATTACGTAAATATCTGTTTTTAATCCATTTTAATATATCTCAACCACGTGATAAAGAAATTTAAATTCTTAAAGATAAACACAAAGCtgatagttttttttctttcaaaataaaCGCAATTATCTATCAACTATTTCAAACTATTTTTGGTAGATATATCAACTATTTCAATGATAAATACCACTTTAAGCAATTTATCAAAAATTTTTACACGAAACAACCTGGTCAATTTTGAACCCAAAAACAGAAAGATGATAAAATAGGATAAAACataaaaatcacaaaataattaaatcacAATTACCATATTTAACCATTGTAACTTAGAAGCTGACTCATATCACACTCACTTTATAAAACCAATATCTCAACCCTATAAAATATCTCAATCCATCCCAAATTATTTATCAACACAATTTACAAGATGCCAACAAAAGACAAcagttaaattaaattaatttttttaaaaattcaaatgaGTTACTTATAAACAATTTGAAAAAAGAGATAGAAGTAGCTTGTTCATAAAATCAAAGTACCCCTAGAAATGAGATCTGTCATTTAACAAATTTCACAATTTATATATTCTCCACCACACACCTTGATCTTCACTCTCTCTTTCCTATCTGTCATCACCATCCCTATCTTCTCTCTCCACCTCTCATATAAAATCCTCTTCCAATCCCTATTTCTCacacattcattcattcattctctctctttcaatcccttcttcttcttcttcttcttcttcttcaccaccaTGGGTGCAGTCCTTCTCCCAGATCTCGGAACCGAGATTTTAATTCCCGTCTGCGCCGTCATTGGAATCGTCTTCGCTCTCTTCCAGTGGTTCCTCGTCTCCAAGGTTAAGATCACCGCCGCCACCAGAGACGCCGCTTCCCCCGACGCCGCCGGTAAGAATGGCTACAACGATTACCTCATCGAGGAAGAGGAAGGTATCAACGACCAGAACGTTGTTCTCAAATGCGCTGAAATCCAGCAAGCTATCTCTGAAGGTCCCtctccatctctctctctctctctctgtattTTTTGGGATTCTGAGATCTGCCCTTATtacaaaattcatttttttttaagaattctCATGTGGGTGTGTGCGGATTTCAATTTCGTGGGTAGATCTCGTTACGTGTGTTGTGGTTATGCATGGATTGTTTTTTCGTTGATTGCGAGAGCTGtagatttgagtttttctttctGTCCTTATCATGTTACgaagctgttttttttttttttttgctaatttcacTCTCTGATTCTGACTGTGATTTTTAACTCTGCGGTATGTTTGTGTTTTTTTGGTTCACTCTATGAAATCTGAGGCATAATTTGGAgatgatttgaattttgaaCCTGCTGttactttttaattattaaaagatCACTGTTGGTTCTAGAATTTGGACCCACACGTTTGAGTCTTATAGTAAATTAGTGATTTGGAATTAAAATTAGTTTGGTTAATTTTATGTGCCCCTTTGTTTTCATATCTTTGTCTTGTgcacttttttaatttttatcttgTAGCTCATACGCATGGAAATTCATCTAGGAGATTTAATTCATATAGTCTGATGAGTTTGCATAGTAAAGTTATGTGATTTTATATAATCCGCTTAGATCTTTCCCCTTCTGAGCAGTATGTGTGCTGTTTATTTATCTGTTGGTGGCTTTATTGGAAAAGGATGGGTCGTGTCTGATCCGGTGAGTTAGACTTGAGGTTCTATGACCCCAAGGAGGTTTTTTGAGGCAATAACATATTTAAGGGTTGTTCTATTTAAGTTTTAAACCTCATCATTTAAACATGAGTGCATTTCTCATATTTTACTCCTTTCATGTCCACTAACCAGAAACGTTGCAATCTTTTAGATTTTGTCTGTTTATATTTTAATCGAATTGGAATTAATTTACGACCATTGCTTGGCTAGCTAGTTGTCTGCCTATTTCTGGCTTTTTTTATTTGGATATTGTCTCAACTGCTGGTCCTTCTTTTAAATTAGTGCTTGCTGGTGGATGTTAAAGAATGTTTCACTTATTTATTGGTGTTTGAACATGAACAGGAGCAACCTCTTTCCTTTTCACTGAGTACAAGTATGTGGGTATCTTCATGGTCTTCTTTGCCATTGTGATATTCCTTTTCCTTGGCTCCGTGGAAGGATTCAGCACAAGCCACCAGCCTTGCAAATATGATGAAACTAAGATTTGCAAGCCAGCTCTTGCCACCGCCCTTTTCAGTACAATTTCTTTCGTGCTTGGTGGCATCACATCAGTTGTTTCTGGTTTCCTTGGAATGAAAATTGCAACTTATGCCAATGCTAGAACCACCCTGGAGGCTAGAAAGGGTGTCGGGAAGGCTTTCATTACAGCATTTAGATCAGGTGCTGTCATGGGATTTTTGCTTGCAGCCAATGGCCTTTTGGTTCTTTACATTACCATCAACCTATTCCAGATTTACTACGGTGAGGACTGGGGTGGTCTTTTTGAGGCCATCACTGGTTATGGTCTTGGTGGGTCTTCTATGGCTTTGTTTGGACGAGTTGCTGGAGGTATCTATACTAAGGCTGCTGATGTTGGTGCTGATCTTGTCGGCAAGGTAGAAAGAAACATTCCTGAGGATGACCCCAGAAATCCAGCTGTAAGAAATTGCATCCTGAAACTAGTTCCGTTATTTGGTTTCTGaactttttttttgctaataCTCAGCTCATGTCTGAATATATCTCTGTGTACTCAGGTGATTGCTGATAATGTTGGTGACAATGTTGGGGATATTGCTGGTATGGGATCTGATCTTTTTGGTTCTTATGCTGAGGCGTCATGTGCTGCTCTTGTTGTTGCTTCCATCTCTTCTTTTGGGATTAATCACGAGTTTACTGCCATGCTGTACCCTCTCATTGTCAGTTCTGTGGGTATCGTTGTTTGTCTTATAACCACCTTATTTGCAACTGACATTTTTGAGATCAAGCTCGTAAAAGAAATTGAGCCAGCATTGAAAAAACAGCTCATTATTTCAACAGTGCTGATGACTGTTGGGATTGCAATTGTTAGTTGGATTGCACTCCCATCTTCCTTCACTATCTTCAATTTTGGAGTGCAGAAAGATGTCAAGAACTGGTGAGTTTCACTACTTGTCAAAAATTTTGGGGGGATCTTGTTTATTAGGAATAGTAATTTTGTTTAATGAatagtaattttttaatatCTGTGGACTTATGGATTTGATTTTGGTTTGCAGGCAGCTATTCTTGTGTGTTGCTGTTGGTCTTTGGGCAGGGCTTATCATTGGATTTGTAACTGAGTACTATACTAGCAATGCATACAGGTAAGTGATTTTGGGTCAATATTTGCAGAGTTGTGCATGTGCACTTTTCATCAGCTGCTAACTAGACTTTACCTTATCTGTCTGGTTTTGCAGTCCTGTGCAAGATGTTGCTGATTCCTGCAGGACTGGTGCTGCTACCAATGTTATATTTGGCCTTGCCTTGGGATACAAGTCTGTTATTATTCCAATTTTTGCTATTGCAATTAGTATTTTTGTTAGTTTCAGCTTTGCCGCCATGTACGGTATCGCTGTTGCTGCACTTGGAATGCTGAGTACCATAGCCACCGGATTGGCCATTGATGCATATGGTCCAATCAGTGACAATGCTGGAGGTATTGCTGAGATGGCTGGGATGAGTCACAGAATTCGAGAGAGAACTGATGCCCTTGATGCTGCAGGAAACACCACTGCTGCTATTGGAAAGGTTTggatttttctgatttttaaatCTCTCAATCTAATTCTCTAAATTCATAGAAACATCACTTCCGTGCTAGGTGCCTGATCTCTTGTCATTCTATTTTAGGGGTTTGCTATTGGTTCTGCTGCCCTTGTGTCCCTGGCCCTCTTTGGTGCTTTTGTGAGCCGAGCTAATATCACAACAGTTGATGTGCTGACTCCAAAGGTTTTCATCGGTTTGATCGTGGGTGCTATGCTTCCTTACTGGTTCTCTGCCATGACCATGAAGAGTGTGGGAAAAGCCGCACTGAAGATGGTTGAGGAGGTTCGCAGGCAATTCAACACCATTCCAGGGTTGATGGAGGGAACTGCTAAGCCTGACTACGCCACATGTGTTAAGATCTCCACTGATGCTTCTATTAAAGAAATGATTCCACCCGGTGCTCTTGTCATGCTCACACCCCTCATCGTAGGAATCTTTTTCGGTGTCGAAACACTTTCTGGTGTCCTCGCCGGATCTCTGGTGTCTGGTGTACAGGTAATGTTTAGTCCTCTCCTAGTTTcccttatttatttatctatctGTTCATCCTCAACAACACC
This window harbors:
- the LOC130715392 gene encoding pyrophosphate-energized vacuolar membrane proton pump; this encodes MGAVLLPDLGTEILIPVCAVIGIVFALFQWFLVSKVKITAATRDAASPDAAGKNGYNDYLIEEEEGINDQNVVLKCAEIQQAISEGATSFLFTEYKYVGIFMVFFAIVIFLFLGSVEGFSTSHQPCKYDETKICKPALATALFSTISFVLGGITSVVSGFLGMKIATYANARTTLEARKGVGKAFITAFRSGAVMGFLLAANGLLVLYITINLFQIYYGEDWGGLFEAITGYGLGGSSMALFGRVAGGIYTKAADVGADLVGKVERNIPEDDPRNPAVIADNVGDNVGDIAGMGSDLFGSYAEASCAALVVASISSFGINHEFTAMLYPLIVSSVGIVVCLITTLFATDIFEIKLVKEIEPALKKQLIISTVLMTVGIAIVSWIALPSSFTIFNFGVQKDVKNWQLFLCVAVGLWAGLIIGFVTEYYTSNAYSPVQDVADSCRTGAATNVIFGLALGYKSVIIPIFAIAISIFVSFSFAAMYGIAVAALGMLSTIATGLAIDAYGPISDNAGGIAEMAGMSHRIRERTDALDAAGNTTAAIGKGFAIGSAALVSLALFGAFVSRANITTVDVLTPKVFIGLIVGAMLPYWFSAMTMKSVGKAALKMVEEVRRQFNTIPGLMEGTAKPDYATCVKISTDASIKEMIPPGALVMLTPLIVGIFFGVETLSGVLAGSLVSGVQIAISASNTGGAWDNAKKYIEAGASEHARSLGPKGSDCHKAAVIGDTIGDPLKDTSGPSLNILIKLMAVESLVFAPFFATHGGLLFKI